The Daucus carota subsp. sativus chromosome 2, DH1 v3.0, whole genome shotgun sequence genome includes a window with the following:
- the LOC135150467 gene encoding uncharacterized protein LOC135150467 — protein sequence MSELFVGQFRASVTYAPPTNTLANIKQKEHETLRGYFKRFNSEVPRVRPTSKETLKNFLIAWVRPGTDFWKELQGREPETLVDFFARAEPHKVIEESLTKLKKESKSESRSSWQNKRERSYSPEKRNTYKRNPYVRPTGEKPSSRDRKTSPIIVNTTSTQGFDKSRLTMRKTREARYHEYTPLTASIDHIFEVGDKARLFRKPFRNRPPGKKDQGKYCAFHDLNGHDTTECVHLKDHIEHLIRTGYLTEFVAQEAKKYKQKKAKRANGQGANRNTRAGSVRTIIGGPFVGGQGCSAMRRYVREARGPPLTNVCYLSERPPKMFKGETMDITFTEEDARTVHHPYSDALVVTAVIGNVNVHRLLVDNGSSVNILA from the coding sequence ATGAGCGAgctgtttgtgggacaattcagggcttctgTTACTTATGCCCCACCTACCAACACTCTAGCTAATATTAAGCAGAAGGAACACGAGACGTTAAGAGGGTACTTCAAACGATTCAACTCAGAGGTGCCCCGTGTCAGGCCAAcatcaaaggaaaccctgaagaatttcttgatagcaTGGGTAAGGCCTGGAACAGACTTCTGGAAGGAGCTGCAAGGGCGGGAGCCCGAAACCCTGGttgacttctttgctagggcaGAGCCCCATAAGGTGATCGAGGAATCTCTAACCAAGCTTAAAAAGGAGTCgaagtctgaaagccgtagcagctggCAAAATAAGAGGGAgaggtcttacagcccagaaAAGAGGAACACCTATAAGAGGAACCCCTACGTAAGGCCTACGGGTGAGAAGCCTTCAAGCCGAGATCGCAAGACTTCACCCATTATtgtgaacacaaccagcacacagggcttcgacaagtcaaggctAACGATGAGGAAGACAAGAGAAGCAAGGTACCATGAATACACGCCTCTGACAGCCTCCATAGATCATATTTTCGAGGTtggagacaaggcgagactcttccggaagccctttcgaaaCAGACCCCCTGGGAAGAAAGACCAGgggaaatattgtgctttccatgACTTAAATGGGCATGACACGACGGAGtgtgttcatcttaaagaccacatagaaCACCTTATCAGAACCGGGTACCTGACGGaatttgtagcccaagaggctaaaaAGTACAAGCAGAAGAAGGCCAAAAGGGCAAATGGCCAGGGAGCAAACCGCAATACTCGGGCTGGCAGTGTACGAACAatcatcggaggacccttcgtgggaggccagggatgCAGTGCTATGAGGAGATATGTAAgggaagcccgagggccacccttaaccaatgtgtgctatctgtctgaaaggcctcccaaaatgttcaaaggggagaccatggacattacctttaCTGAGGAGGATGCACGCACGGTACACCATCCTTATAGCGATGCCCTGGTAGTAACAGCCGTGAttggaaatgtcaatgtacacagaCTTCTTGTCGacaacggaagctctgtcaacatCCTGGCCTAG